The nucleotide sequence aacacgcaagtatgtatgaacaacatgagtttctcttcttctaataataaatattttcgttcacttgaccgtaaattagtgcacttaacgtaaaccgagcaatcgaatccaataacttcagaaggctatAACTCGAGAagagtagttattcagacccaggtgccatggacttttttaatctgcacatcaagaagtatcattgaccgaactttcatcaaatttgaccgggaccacttttccataaggagtgttgcctgatccttttaaaataaaaaatattattttaaattattatatcaCAAATATTGTAAACGtgatattaaaacaaattattatttatgacaaTTAGTCTGCCAATAGAGTCGTCTAATAAGACGATTTGTTTATGAAATATGCAAAGTTTAAAGAATTAAtttcaaaaatcaataaaatcacTGTTTATCACTTTCGAGAATTCTTAGTTGTCAATTTTGCTCGTACAAAACAAACAAACTCATCACATGTTAATTCAAAAAGTGGTACGATTCAGACAACGTTCCCATAACTTGTCCACAATAAAATTCATCATTTTATCACTAAAATCACTATTTATAAAAGACTGTATTTATAAAAATGACTATTTTATCACTAAAATCAttattttataaaagaaaaagcCAGGACTTACgaaaagaacgacattaccatgACAAACCACAAGGAGAATGAAGGATTGAAGACCaaaaaaagaataataaaaatacacacacccaaacttatatgaaatcatctgatatttcttactgtTCCGAGCGAATAGggattttcattcacagtcatttgttccgagcttctgtcatgtgtcgtataatccgtgtatattaatattatacacagattatacaacatatgacagaagctcgaaacaaatgacaatcgatgaaaagccttatttaaaaaacgaacacacgaaatcaaacaatatttattttaaagcaatttaataacaaacacataacaattaaataaaacaataaagtattcaacaaacaaatttaaagtagttgtttttaaagtcaatagcatacaaaattttaatgtataacgaataatgtttaacttgtttttatttatttttttttgtattttgtggtagtcagtgttatcacctctagtttctagtccttatgcaagcttcagtttgcgtggagacgctcctaatcaaattattaacattttgttgtggtaggttgctccaacctttaaaagcagcttgtactagccgtgcggtgttttgtggattatcccggcgagctctaatttttcttttaagcatatcccacaaatactctataggattaagctcgggtgagcaagcaggccactccaaacaagggatacttctgcttcaatgatgtctgtagccactctaatggtatgtagaggtccattatcatgcaataaaattaaattttctcctgttgcacctctccagagcccgACTACCGGTtttcaacatacctgtgagcagttaaagttgattggatgaaaattaaagaagttttttacggatcacaattgctctccagaacattacacttccccttgtatatttgtgaacagatctgacagttttcgttcttgcttgtctttctcgacctctaagtacacgatttcgtggatCATCTGAATTTCTATCTGATTACATTAAATCAtgactgtttttgaaaatagcacattttgtcaattcccaatgttccagttttggtggtgaagacaccaatttaggcgatcaatcttgtgctgcctggataactcgggaacccataactgtctcctgctgtatacttcttggtacgaactcttcttcttatcgtttcaactgaaacagttacacctgtagcttccaaaagctgcctttggagcagcagctgagaaatggttgggtgtcttccagctgattggacaattaaacgatcgtggagagccgttattacttttggcgactttcccttgctttatttttgagctttcctagtttctgttacctagcatatgttttggacatagcgccctgtattacgcctagctctgcagctatgtccatctgagaacattactttctcgaCAAGActaataatctttcctcgttgtaagttctataaccccacatgaggcatattttcgtttttgaacgcaagagtttatttattttcgttcaacttgcaactcaagTAAAATAATCTATACCGTGCCGGGCTGTACtgtccgattgtcttatatatttgttaattttcaataaaaacctttaatcttcgcaacaataacaagttttttcacaagaaataaatattactttgaaatacaaggtgattccatataagtttgtgtgtgtgtgtagcTTAAGATATTTATGTTCAATATTAGGGGttggatcccacgtatgaaaaagatgattaatagcaagctaaaaatttgtatagcttaacggtgtctagtcagacaaacttcgatatatgggaacactggaacaggggcagttttaattgtggaacaggttaaaaatttggaatggtcagaccaagataacggcacatttattttgtccgacagaacaaacttaaactctccgaacagagattaaactctcatgcaaaaatcagactgttatttatcacctgtcataaatcctgtcatttgacatgacAGCAGTCGTGACGTGATAAACGTCACATGACGTGATAAACAGCagtgtgatttttgcatgagagtttaatctctgttcggaaagtttaagtctattctgtcggacaaagtacatgtgtcgttttcgtggtctgaccgttccaaatttttaacctgttccacaattaaaacttcccctgttccagtgttcccatatatcaaagtttgtccgactagacacccttaagctattaacaaattttcagcttgctgttaatcaactttttgaagttatacttctttacgggcgtaatgacggtgcaattttatatggtaaaacctagcgaccgggcgcatgcgcattataactttgttctgattggatgttcaaatgacatgacaaaaattatccaatatggcagctgtgggactgtggtttggttataatgtatgcttgttgcgttttaaaatttgtaggaagagaaacaacaaacaaaaagttagttaatggttatactgcctttttaaatagtttttgtaGAGTCAGCTCAGTATGCAACCACTTATACGTTTCCTTCAGAAACGTAGTCGGTACTTGAGACAGAACCTCTTTGGGGGAGAAGGACAGGGTTGCcaatttagtagattttctactagatctagtagaatttcttgtgatttagtgggaaaattttaaatctagtagattttagaatctggtagaaaatttagtagattttagtagGATTTGGTTGTAAGtaaaggaatcttttattttgacaaatgacaatgacattacatatttttatttttgtaaatttgtaaaaATAACTTCTAAAATGTGCTAAAATTCTATTAGTTAcctgtaatatagataaaaagtaaaataagatcatggaaaagagtaaaacgttgaatttaattagtattttgtcatttaaagaacaACATAACCCATCATAATACTCATCCTACTGGAAGTGTATTCAGAAATACTCTATTTtagttgttaaatacttttgcatattatgAGTATATAAAATGAGGAATTTATGGACAATGTATTGTTAGGAAATATCCAGTTCTCAACTACCTAATGAAATGACACCATTGCAGAATCTTCAGACAGCAGTTAAAGTGCTGTTTAATCAATCATAAATTATTGCTtcaattgttattgaaagaaggTTTGGTATTCTAAAGAGATTTTtcatattaatatgtgaaatgaGATGCAATGCAAGATACCTTTTGTTCAAATAGTATCAGCTTTACAAATATTGCAGTTGtttagagaaaacattgaaatactgGCAACTGAGCCTGTGGTTATTTAATCCAACAAGCTATGGCAgtacatttatacatttttaaccaGGAGAAAATCTAGTGCAACTTTTTGTGCGTCTGTGtttgtttgttttaaaatgttgccATTTAAGGCAAATACattaaaacctccgttaaccaaaACATTGTTAAACCGAaatggctgacagtttcaataattttgtcaataaaaagtaaattaaacaaaaagcaataaaattaaggaaaatgaacatgttgagtgtttttttaaagaaatctattttcttttgtgtttcccTTTGACAATGATGTTTTGTAGCTACATCTctccaatactatgtaatttgataaaataataatacaaaaaacaatgtaattttttactGAAATTTTTGTTATCCAAAATGGCCTACCCCCCAATTATTTCgattaacggaggttttactgtaaatggttaatgttgataatatattatttttcttggactgcagtttgttaataaatttataaatacatacatgATATTGGTGTTTGATTTGAAATGATTTAAAGTATCATTTAAAGTATGTTATATCACATTCCGTTAAAAGAACTTCCACAACTAGCAAAAATGTATGAATAAACAAATTGTTTTAAAggacaaaaaaaataatagtaaagGAATTGGCTTTATGGTGGTTTTTTATAgcacatttaaataaacaaatgctgGTGGCATGCAAATGAAATTGTAATACTTTTAGttcaaaactttatagattctaatacataaagtattaaaatttaaaaaataaatacttaaagctttgttttattgtattaacatgtttatattgttaataccatttatgttatatatctgttgaattgaactcCTACTTTTGAAtccagaattttaacaaatcctagaCTTTTCCACAATGTCTCATCTCAAGCGTGAtatttgtgcattcaaattaaTTTACATTGCATCTTAAATGCCTTAGATTGCATATCAACCAAAGGATAACAGGGAACAAACACCTCCAACTGAAATGCAGGCAGTTGGATCTCAAGTTCAGACAAATATACTGGCTCCTTGGTAGGACATCCAAATTGTCATTAAATAGCAAAttactacagtggaacctcgattatccgtctctccattaaccgtcacctctgttaaccgtcagggtccgtacataagttgtattgactacagaagtaaaaaatgagtcataaattcattttgtttgagcattgcgataagtcGATAGGCCAAGTGAAATTCGCTGAAATGTACAGTTTTGCTATCACCATATTTTAAGAATGAATTAACTGTTTTGTTTTCGTGGCCTAAAGATGACATAAAAGAATGgttaatttgtgatgaggacgCAAAAAGCTATCCATTGTTGACAGAtgatgaaatcgttgaaatggcaacagaGGCGGAGGAagcagattcagaagctgacacagactacAGCTGACAAATTGATTAGATTGTATGAACACAAATCtctcttataggtctggatcccgcgtatgaaaaaaaagttgattaatagcaagctgaaaatttgttaatagcttaagggtgtcaagtcggataaactttgatatatgggaacactggaacaggggcagttttaattgtggaacaggttaaaaatttggaacggtcagaccacgaaaacggcacatttattttttccgacagaatagacttaaactctccgaacagagattaaactctcatgtaaaaatcagactgctttttatcacctgtcataattcctgtcatttgatatattctacatgttccactcattaaaacgcccatttggtgataaatagcagtctgatttttgcatgagagtttaatctctgttcggagagtttaagtctgttctgtcggacaaaatacatgtgccgtttttgtggtatgaccgttccaaatttttaacctgttccacaattaaaacttcccctgtttcagtattcccatatatcaaagtttgtccgattagacacccttaagctattaacaaattttcagcttgctattaatcaacttttttttcatacgcgggatccagacctattatattgtcaaacaaaacatacaaataaaatttgagagctGTACtatgaattttgtattttttaatgttctgttaaccgtcttttcgattatccgtcatacccttggtccggtgccctgacggataatcgaggttccactgtactatacAAAGCCATGTTGAAATCAATTAGGATGTATGGTATCCATCTCTGGGATTGTGCTAAATTAACACACATTACAACCATACAACAATTTCAATCAAAAGTCCTTAGATCAATTACTGGCGCACCCTGGTATGTCAGTAATCTCACACTAACCTGAATATTCCCTTCGTAATATGAAGAAATACACATAGATGAAATACAGCTACCAACCATGAAAGTCGAACAAGAAACCAAGATAACGAACTGATCAAACATATCTACCAATGGACCGATAATCAGAAGATTCAAGCAAACGTGGCTACAAGATTTAATACAACAGTGAAATAAACCTATAAGACGAAGCATCATTGGATCATCATCCTTCCTTGCTTAAAATTTCATTCAAACTTGCTTAAAACTTTTAAGAAATTGATTGTAAATAAAAGTTCACAAGGagcaaaaaatatatacaaatgtTATTTTAATTCCGATATACCTACCTTTAGACATTacaaaagacagaaacataccaTTGTGGGTTTAGAATTAAAGGAAATCgaaaatattttaagttaaaaattaaCTTTGTACATATatactatttaaaatttttttgcctagAACTTATAGTTATCTTTTACATGTTTAATATGTAGAACTTTCCTTTCAGTTAAATACAACTTATTTTTACCTACCTATTTCTTCTTACAATCAATAGAGAGGATATTCTTGTGATATGTGCAATCAAATGAAATTGCCAATGCTTGCAGCATTTTATCAGTTGGGGCACAGATTAACATAACATTATGTTATGTTAATCTGTGGTTGGGGTTTATTGAGTGTTAGAAACGAACTTTAATACACTATTTTTACTGGAAACAAGCTATAGTTTTACATTAAAATAAGTTTACAATTCGAAACGCTAAACTAAAAGTAAAATTTTGGATAGTAAACTGTGTTAAGCACAAGAAAgagactttaaaaaaattaaatgtacaaaatgtattagcattgtttaaaaaagggtAGTTCTTAAACAATGGTATTAGTTAAAATGTAACTTGTTTCTCTTGTTTTCACCACTTTCTCCTAGAGAGgatatatttttctatagaataagtatttaacatttttttaaattattttttagaaattTCAGTTATGTTGTTcatgtaaatatttataaaaattattatattttaaataaaaatggtttttgtatataacaaaatagcctgtcatctgtcatttcttcttctttttcggctgtcatctgtcatttcttctttttttgggcagtcatctgtcatttttttcttcttttttggctgtCATGTGTCATTTGTGAGCAAATAATTTAGTAGAATTTTTGGTAGATTTTATCATCAATCTAGTagaatttggtaggttttataTATAAATCTAGTAGAAAACGAGGTTCGGTCGTTGGCAACCCTGGAGAAGGACAGGATGTCAAGATGGTAGTAGAAGTTAGGTTAATAATATGGATTGTCGCTTGgaaatataattgtaataaagtGCTAAATAAAGATTGTCTCAATAATTCTACATGGTGGCAGCGAACTTGCAAATACTCCGAGGAATATTTGGCAAGTAGAACCTTCTTCGAAGAGCAGAAATAGAGTTAAATAATTCCAGGGATGGCAGAGAATCAAGCAGGAAGCCATGTGCTTGCCAACGTGGCAACAGTATCAGCTCCTTCTGAGTTTAATTTCTCCCTTCCAGGATCATGGAATCAGTGGAAAAAGAGGTTAGAAAGATATATGTCGGTTAgtggttttataaacaaaccagaaGCTGAAAAAATTGATATGCTAGTGTATCTAATGGGGGCAGAAGCAGAGGAAATTATAACTCAATTTAATCTAACACCCGCACAGCAAGTATATAGTATTATTATCGAGAAGTTTGACGCTCATTTTATACCCCAAAAGAACGTAATATTTGAACGATTCAAGTTCAACACACGTAGTCAACAGCCAGGGGAGTCGGTGGATGCATATATCACTGCACTTCATAGCCTGGCAGAGCATTGTAGTTATGGGGCTCTAAAAGATGAGTTAATAAGAGACCGCATAGTAGTAGGagttttagatgtaaaagtaagtGAGAGGTTACAACTCCAAAAGAACCTAACATTAGGGGAAGCTGTATTAACAGTACGTCAAGCCGAGCTGCAGAATTCTCAAAACAGGATTCTTAGGCAAGAACGAGTACAAGAAGTAGCTACGGTCAATGCACACAGAGGTAACTACTGGTCACAATCACAAGCAGAACCAAATAAATATGGACAACAGAACACATGGGGGAAATCcaacaaaaactacaaatgtACATACTGTAGTGTACCAAGCTGCAACAGCCGAGAAAGATGTCCAGCAAAAGATAGTCGTTGTCGATTATGTGGAAAGAAAGGACATTGGCAAGCTAGATGTAGATTCGGCAGGAATGTAAGAGTAGTTGAAGGTCAAAACTGTGCTGAAAGTGAGGTAGGAATAGAAAATGAAATGGAAAACTTACAGGTAAATAACTTTGATTTTCATCTAGGACACATTTACACTAATGATAAAGATCAGTGGTTTGCAAAAGTTTTAGTTGACAATAAATATGTTATGCCTTTTCTTGTTGATACAGGTGCTGATGTAAGTTGTGTCTCTAGAAATATGTTGTCTGATTTctacaaaaataaaatgtatgtttgcCAGGAGTCCATAGGGGGCCCTGATAATAAAAAACTAgaaattgagggtaaaattgaTGTTAATTTGACTTATAATGACAATATGTGTTCAGAATCTTTATGTGTTGTAAAAAATCTAAAGGTGCCTATCCTTGGTCGGCctggaattataaaattaaaaatgcttaatattaataaaaatagttcacgttatattaataacttagtatctaaaaatataaaTGCATTTGGGGCAGAATCAGAGACCTACAGTGCTAGCAAGTACTCATTAGAAACGATAGCTGAGTCATTTCAAGGAATATTTGATGATATTGGGGAATttaaaacagaaatgaaacttGAGCTAAAATCTAATGTTCAGCCATTTGCTCAGTCAGTACCACGAGTAGTTCCATTACCACTCATGCCCAAGTTAAAAGTTGAGTTAGACCGTCTACTTCAGTTGGGTATAATAAAACCAATTGAAGAACATACCAGGTGGGTAAGTCCTATTGTTTGTGTACCAAAGGGTGACTCTGTTAGGTTGTGCGGAGATTACACAAAACTTAACCAAAGTGTATTAAGAGCTTATTTCCCACTTCCAAAAATAGAGCATACTTTGGCTCAactgaaaaattcaataatattttCTAAGCTCGACACAACTAGTGGTTACTTCCAAATTAAACTGAAACCAGAAAGCCAATTGCTAACTACATTCATCACACCATTTGGTCGATACTTTTTTACACGTCTTCCCTTTGGAATTTCATGTTCTCCAGAATATTTTGCACTTAGGTTTTCTAAGATTCTTTCAGGTATGAAAGGGGTAGTCTTTTATATGGATGATATTTTAATCCATGCTAGTTCAGTCAAAGAACATGACGAAATTTTAAACCAAGTTCTAATAAAATTACACAGTGAAGGTATAACCCTTAATAAAAACAAATGTGTCATTGCTGCTAAGTCAGTCAAGTACTTGGGGCATATCATCACTACTTCTGGGGTTAAAATAGATCCTGAACGGGTCAGAGCAATTAGAGAATTCCCAGAACcagaaaataaaacagaactttTAAGATTATTAGGTATGATTAATTTTGcgggtaaatatattaaaaacaaatctgaaattTTAGAACCTTTAACATCTCTTCTAAAAAAGGACTCAGTATTCTTATGGGGACCTGCTCAAATTCAAGCTCTAAATactctaaaaaaatgtttagaaagttCCCCAAATTTATCATATTTTGATGCGAACAAAACTATTGTTGTAAATTCAGACTCTAGTTGTTTTGGCATAGGAACTTGTCTGATGCAAGAAAATCTAGATAAATCTCGCGAAATAGTGGCATTTTCATCTCGATTATTAAGTCAAGTAGAGGGTCGATACGCGCAGATAGAAAAAGAAGCCCTGGCAATTACGTGGGCAGCTGAAAAGTTTGCTGATTATATAACAGGGGTCAAAGATTTGATTTTTGAAACAGACTCAAAACCCCTTGTTCAAATTTTACAGACGAAAAATGTGGATGAATTATCTCCTAGGTTGCAGCGGTTTCGGATGAGATTAATGCGTTACAATTATAAAGTAGTTTACATCCCAGGAAAACAGTTGGTTGTGTCAGACGCACTAAGTCGAAGTCCCATAAAAAATTCTGTACCTAGTAATGATGAGTTGACAGGTATTGAAGTCGAGGGGTATGTTAAATCGGTAATCCGTAATTTACCCATAAAAGAtcggtttataaagcaaataatCGAGGAACAAAGCAATGACCCTgttttacaaataataaaacaatatacgTTGACTTCATGGCCAGAAAAGTCTAAAATTCCTGTGCATGTTTTGCCATATTTTCAATTCAGATATGATATATCATTttgtgaaaatttgttattaaaaagTTCTCGAATTATTATACCAGCAGCTTTACAACTTAAATGTCTAGAATATATTCACACAGGTCATCTGGGGGTAGTCAAGTGCAGGGACAGGGCTAAATCTACAGTGTGGTGGATCGGGCTGTCTTctcaaatagaaaaaatgattaGAAATTGTCCCAATTGTGTGGAAAATCgtgaaaatataaaagaaactttttacaaAGAAGAATCATGTACACGACCTTGGGAAAAGATAGCGCTAGATCTTTTTAAACTGGATAAATGGTTCTTGATTGTCGTGGACTACTACtccagatattttgaaatatttgagcTCAGTTCCATGACtgaaattgttattataaatcACTTGAAAGGTTTATTCTCTAGATATGGTATTCCCAATATTGTGCGTAGTGACAATGGACCACAATTTTCAACATTATttaagaaatttgcttcaaattataattttattcatgTAACTAGTAGCCCATACTTTGCACAGAGCAATGGATTAGTTGAACGGGCAGTTAAGACTGCTAAAGAACTAATCAAAAAGAATAGTGAAGATATATTTTTAGCGCTCTTAGCCTATAGGGCTACACCTTTAAGGTGTGGACTTTCACCAGCAGAGCTGTTTTTCTCTAGAAAATTAAGAACTAATCTACCACAGTTGTCATTAAATTTGGAACAATCGGTTGTTAAGGGGGGAGTGTCATTAAGAGAAAGGGAAAATAAGGAAAAACAAGCAGATAATTATAATAGTAGACACCGAGCCAAGGATATGCAACCTTTATATGTGGGCGATTCTGTCTGGATTATTGATATTAGGCAATATGGAAAGGTAATTGAAATTTGTGAAGAACCACGCTCTTATGTTGTTCAAACTAATAGTGGTCAATTCAGACGTAACAGATGGCATTTGGTCCAGGCACCTTACTATACTCCTGATACCAGTAACCAGTTAGTTCCTAAGAAATTTGTTGACGGCAGCGACTTAGCAACTCCAGGCTTCTCCCACAAAGAAAAGGAGAATGAGAATATAAATAATTCCTCTGATACTTTAGAGACTATACATGGGAGTCAGAGTTGTGGAGTCGATGCTTCACCAAATAAAAGTGATGTCCAAAGTGAACACTTACCTGTACAGGAACCTGATCTGTTATTGAGGCCTAAAAGGAACATTAAAAAGCCAATTTACTTGTCCGACTATAGTTGTTAAGTTATGtatattatgttatgttatgtatTCATTCTATATTTGCTGGGGTCCTGGAATTCTCAGAGAGCTCTGTGGCTTACCTCATTTAAAAAGAGGAGAATGTAGAGTCAGCTCAGTATGCAACCACTTATACGTTTCCTTCAGAAACGTAGTCGGTACTTGAGACAGAACCTCTTTGGGGGAGAACGACAGGATGTCAAGATGGTAGTAGAAGTTAGGTTAATAATATGGATTGTCGCTTGgaaatataattgta is from Diabrotica virgifera virgifera chromosome 9, PGI_DIABVI_V3a and encodes:
- the LOC126890951 gene encoding uncharacterized protein LOC126890951 yields the protein MAENQAGSHVLANVATVSAPSEFNFSLPGSWNQWKKRLERYMSVSGFINKPEAEKIDMLVYLMGAEAEEIITQFNLTPAQQVYSIIIEKFDAHFIPQKNVIFERFKFNTRSQQPGESVDAYITALHSLAEHCSYGALKDELIRDRIVVGVLDVKVSERLQLQKNLTLGEAVLTVRQAELQNSQNRILRQERVQEVATVNAHRGNYWSQSQAEPNKYGQQNTWGKSNKNYKCTYCSVPSCNSRERCPAKDSRCRLCGKKGHWQARCRFGRNVRVVEGQNCAESEVGIENEMENLQVLM